One window of bacterium genomic DNA carries:
- a CDS encoding urea carboxylase-associated family protein: MSGTRLIYSETIPAKAATAWTVDVGQIIRITDIEGGQVGDLVLFAREDLRERNSISWTRTRNIRNTATYEPPLGLAPGNTIWSTGYRVLATVVEDTSPLKGIHDLYGRMCNRGMYEMYGVTPQDGCFELLQQALGPHGVAPSEIPDPLGVFMNTQPDPETRVMRIHQPVTRPGDSISFRAETDLLAAMSTCPMDVLAPTNSYHITPMKVEVLQSGQGA; encoded by the coding sequence ATGAGCGGCACACGGTTGATCTATTCGGAGACGATCCCGGCCAAAGCCGCGACGGCTTGGACGGTAGACGTCGGCCAGATCATCCGTATAACCGACATCGAGGGCGGCCAGGTAGGAGACCTAGTCCTGTTCGCGCGGGAAGACCTCCGCGAGCGGAACTCGATCTCGTGGACCCGTACCAGGAACATCCGCAACACCGCGACGTACGAGCCCCCCCTTGGGCTGGCTCCGGGCAACACCATCTGGTCCACCGGATACCGCGTCCTCGCCACCGTCGTCGAGGACACCTCACCTCTTAAGGGGATACACGACCTCTACGGGAGGATGTGCAACCGTGGAATGTACGAGATGTACGGCGTCACCCCCCAGGACGGTTGCTTCGAACTGCTCCAGCAGGCTCTCGGACCTCACGGGGTGGCCCCCTCCGAGATCCCGGACCCTCTCGGAGTGTTCATGAACACGCAGCCCGACCCGGAGACCCGGGTGATGCGTATACACCAGCCCGTTACCCGGCCAGGCGACAGCATATCCTTTCGGGCCGAAACAGACCTGCTCGCGGCGATGAGTACTTGCCCGATGGATGTGCTCGCGCCTACCAACAGCTACCACATCACCCCTATGAAGGTCGAAGTCCTACAGAGCGGACAAGGCGCGTAG
- a CDS encoding molybdopterin-dependent oxidoreductase, with product MITPDVNSGASSLTVTHWGAYEIEAAGGAIQAVRPFRHDPDPSPIGNSLADIDQCRVGMPSVRESWLAAGPGAATHLRGRERFVEVGWDHALDLVAGELERVRNEHGNEAIYAGSYGWASAGRFHHAQSQLHRFLNSISGYTRSVNSYSLAAAEVILPHVVGSRWWALEKAHTSWDVIAAETDLMVAFGGIPAKNSQVDYGGVGRHELRGWLRRCAERGARFVNVSPIDSDVVADVDPEWVPIRPGTDVALMLALIHTLIEDGSYDRDFVRRYCVGWETLAAYVTGETDGVPKDAEWAGPITTIPPERIRSLAGALVAGRTMINASWSLQRAHHGEHAMWAAVALAAAIGQIGLPGGGFGIGYGAVAAIGSGFERAWLPRFKPGRPVADSFIPVARITDMLAGPGEEYEYDGGTRTYPDIRLVYWAGGNPFHHHQDLNRLREAWQRPETVIVHEPFWTATAKHADIVLPTTTTLERNDIGGKPNDPYFFAMKKIIEPVGGARNDHDIFSALAARLGTGDAFSEGRTADGWVRFLYEEYRRSEPGSPTFEEFWEAGFIDRGLGGGEAKRVLLEEFREDPDRYPLGTPSGRIELYSGRIAGFGYQDCPPHPAWMPPGEWLGEATGEADLHMISNQPSTRLHSQLDHGSNSRGAKVAGLEPLWMHPDDAARRGIEDGDVVRVFNERGACLAGVTITDRIRRRVVQLATGAWYSPGAGPGLEGTCLHGNPNVLTADVGTSSLAQGPIAQTCLVRVERWPGPPPAHHAFDAPEIVTLLDE from the coding sequence ATGATCACACCCGACGTGAATAGCGGCGCCTCGAGCCTGACGGTGACCCACTGGGGCGCCTACGAGATCGAAGCCGCGGGCGGCGCGATCCAGGCGGTACGGCCCTTTCGCCACGATCCCGATCCGTCTCCGATAGGGAACTCCCTGGCCGACATCGACCAGTGCCGGGTGGGTATGCCGTCGGTCAGGGAGAGTTGGCTGGCGGCCGGCCCGGGAGCCGCCACTCACCTGCGCGGCAGGGAGCGCTTCGTGGAGGTCGGCTGGGATCACGCCCTTGACCTGGTGGCCGGAGAACTCGAACGGGTGCGGAACGAGCATGGCAACGAGGCCATCTACGCGGGTTCCTACGGCTGGGCCAGCGCCGGGCGCTTCCACCATGCCCAGAGCCAGCTTCACCGCTTCCTGAACTCCATCAGCGGCTACACCCGCTCGGTCAACAGCTACAGCCTGGCGGCTGCCGAGGTCATCCTTCCCCACGTGGTCGGGAGCCGGTGGTGGGCTCTCGAGAAGGCCCACACCTCGTGGGACGTGATCGCCGCCGAGACCGACCTGATGGTGGCGTTCGGGGGCATTCCGGCGAAGAACAGCCAGGTGGACTACGGCGGTGTGGGTCGCCATGAACTGCGGGGCTGGTTGCGGAGGTGTGCCGAGCGGGGCGCCCGCTTCGTGAACGTGTCGCCCATCGATAGCGATGTCGTGGCCGACGTGGACCCGGAATGGGTGCCGATCCGGCCGGGCACCGACGTCGCCCTGATGCTGGCCCTCATCCACACCCTGATCGAGGACGGTTCCTACGACCGCGACTTCGTCCGACGGTACTGCGTGGGCTGGGAGACCCTGGCCGCCTACGTCACCGGCGAGACTGATGGGGTCCCCAAGGACGCGGAATGGGCCGGCCCGATCACCACCATCCCGCCGGAGCGGATCAGGTCGCTGGCCGGTGCGCTGGTAGCGGGGCGCACCATGATCAACGCCAGCTGGTCGCTCCAGCGGGCTCACCATGGCGAGCACGCCATGTGGGCGGCCGTCGCCCTCGCCGCCGCCATCGGGCAGATCGGCCTTCCCGGGGGCGGCTTCGGCATCGGTTACGGGGCGGTGGCGGCGATCGGCAGCGGGTTCGAGAGGGCGTGGCTACCCCGCTTCAAGCCCGGGCGGCCGGTCGCCGATTCCTTCATCCCGGTGGCCCGGATCACCGACATGCTGGCCGGTCCGGGGGAGGAGTACGAGTACGACGGTGGAACCCGCACCTATCCCGACATCCGCCTGGTCTACTGGGCGGGCGGCAACCCCTTCCATCACCACCAGGACCTCAACCGCCTACGCGAGGCCTGGCAGCGTCCCGAGACGGTGATCGTTCACGAGCCCTTCTGGACCGCCACCGCCAAGCACGCCGACATCGTGTTGCCCACTACAACCACCCTGGAGCGCAACGACATCGGCGGGAAACCCAACGACCCGTACTTCTTCGCCATGAAGAAGATCATCGAGCCCGTCGGCGGCGCCAGGAACGACCACGACATCTTCAGCGCCCTAGCCGCCCGCCTCGGCACCGGGGATGCGTTCTCTGAGGGCCGGACTGCGGACGGCTGGGTGCGGTTCCTGTACGAGGAATACCGGCGGAGCGAGCCCGGGAGCCCCACCTTCGAGGAGTTCTGGGAGGCCGGATTCATAGACCGCGGGCTGGGGGGTGGGGAGGCGAAGCGCGTGTTGCTGGAGGAGTTCCGCGAGGATCCCGACCGGTACCCGCTCGGTACGCCGTCCGGCCGGATCGAGCTCTATTCCGGGCGGATCGCCGGTTTCGGATACCAGGACTGCCCGCCGCATCCGGCCTGGATGCCCCCCGGCGAGTGGCTGGGAGAGGCGACCGGCGAGGCCGATCTGCACATGATCTCCAACCAGCCTTCCACCCGGCTCCACAGCCAGCTGGACCACGGGTCGAACAGCCGCGGAGCGAAGGTCGCGGGTCTCGAACCGCTATGGATGCATCCCGATGACGCCGCCCGGAGGGGTATCGAGGACGGCGACGTGGTCCGCGTGTTCAACGAGCGGGGCGCCTGCCTGGCCGGTGTGACGATCACCGACCGGATCCGGCGCCGGGTGGTCCAGCTGGCGACCGGGGCCTGGTACTCGCCGGGGGCCGGACCCGGCCTGGAGGGCACCTGCCTGCACGGCAACCCCAACGTGCTCACCGCCGACGTCGGAACCTCGAGCCTGGCTCAGGGGCCTATCGCCCAGACCTGCCTGGTGCGGGTGGAGCGATGGCCGGGACCGCCCCCGGCGCACCACGCCTTCGACGCTCCCGAGATCGTCACCCTTCTAGACGAGTAG
- a CDS encoding antitoxin, translating to MRSAVLRQVGGSVMLAVPPALLDVLEVRSGSTVDLDVDGGRLIVVPRRSPRYTLEDLIAQCDQTAPPDDEDRAWIDGAALGKELL from the coding sequence ATGCGCTCTGCTGTGCTGCGCCAGGTCGGTGGCTCGGTCATGCTCGCCGTGCCCCCGGCGCTTCTTGACGTGCTGGAGGTCCGCTCCGGCTCGACGGTGGACCTCGATGTCGATGGCGGACGTCTGATCGTCGTGCCCAGGCGTTCTCCGAGATACACGCTTGAAGATCTAATCGCGCAGTGCGACCAGACGGCCCCGCCCGACGATGAAGATCGGGCCTGGATTGACGGCGCCGCTCTGGGCAAAGAGCTGCTTTGA
- a CDS encoding type II toxin-antitoxin system PemK/MazF family toxin produces the protein MTRRGEIWLVDLNPTAGHEQRGTRPVMVVSPAAFNELTGTPIVVPITTGGHFARMRGFTVSLEDAETRTRGVIRCDQPRVLDLSARNGRFLETAPTDTVQEVLARLWAILG, from the coding sequence TTGACCCGACGTGGGGAGATATGGCTCGTAGACCTCAACCCGACAGCAGGTCACGAACAGCGCGGTACGCGACCAGTCATGGTCGTATCGCCCGCAGCCTTCAATGAACTGACCGGGACGCCCATCGTGGTGCCCATCACCACCGGCGGTCATTTCGCCCGAATGCGTGGATTCACAGTCTCTCTCGAGGACGCGGAGACGCGAACGCGTGGAGTTATCCGCTGTGACCAACCCCGCGTCCTCGACCTGAGTGCCCGAAACGGCAGATTCCTCGAGACCGCGCCCACCGACACGGTGCAGGAGGTGCTCGCCCGCCTCTGGGCGATTCTCGGCTAG